A section of the Paralichthys olivaceus isolate ysfri-2021 chromosome 16, ASM2471397v2, whole genome shotgun sequence genome encodes:
- the gtpbp4 gene encoding GTP-binding protein 4 gives MALYNFKKIMVVPTAKEFIDITLSKTQRKTPTVIHKHYQIHRIRHFYMRKVKFTQQSYHDRLSQILTDFPKLDDIHPFYADLMNVLYDKDHYKLALGQINIAKNLIDNVAKDYVRLMKYGDSLYRCKQLKRAALGRMCTILKRQKSSLEYLEQVRQHLSRLPTIDPNTRTLLLCGYPNVGKSSFINKVTRADVDVQPYAFTTKSLFVGHMDYRYLRWQVVDTPGILDHPLEDRNTIEMQAITALAHLRAAVLYVMDISEQCGHTLQEQLELFNSIRPLFANKPLIVVANKCDVKKISEISEENQKIFADLSADGIPVIETSTLTEEGVMQVKNEACDRLLAHRVDTKMKGKKVHDVLNRLHLAMPAKRDEKERPPFIPEGALMRKKAMEVDAPKRKLERDLEMELGDDYILDLQKYWDLMNEDEKQDKIPEVWQGHNIADYIDPDIMKKLEDLEKEEELKERAGEYDSDEESEDEEMQEIRVLAKQIREKKQLMVMESKEKDVHGPRMPRTATKVERTKLEKEMGDLGLDMNHKEDSHYVQQARRSRSVTKKRKRETSVAPISKTRSQSASRPPRDQSGIRDPKMVKKAKKMMKNSQKDMNRQGKKGEADRHVFDLKPKHLLAGKRKSGTNDRR, from the exons ATGGCACTGTACAATTTCAAGAAGATTATGGTGGTTCCCACCGCGAAG GAATTCATCGACATCACTTTATCCAAAACCCAAAGGAAGACGCCCACAGTGATACACAAGCATTACCAGATCCACCGTATCCGACACTTCTACATGCGAAAAGTGAAGTTTACTCAGCAGAGCTACCATGACCGCCTCTCGCAGATCCTCACCGACTTCCCCAAGCTGGAC gACATCCACCCGTTCTATGCTGATCTCATGAACGTGTTGTACGACAAAGACCATTACAAACTGGCCTTAGGACAGATCAACATCGCCAAGAATCTGATCGACAA TGTTGCCAAAGACTATGTGCGTCTGATGAAGTATGGAGATTCTCTGTATCGATGTAAACAGCTGAAGAGAGCTGCTCTGGGTCGTATGTGCACCATCCTGAAAAGGCAGAAGTCAAGTCTGGAGTATCTGGAGCAGG TGCGTCAGCATCTGTCCCGTTTGCCGACCATTGACCCCAACACGAGGACCCTGCTTCTGTGCGGTTACCCCAACGTCGGCAAGTCCAGTTTCATCAACAAG GTAACCAGAGCAGATGTTGATGTCCAGCCTTATGCTTTCACCACCAAGTCTCTGTTTGTGGGTCACATGGACTACAGATACCTGCGCTGGCAG GTGGTGGACACCCCTGGTATCCTGGACCACCCCCTGGAGGACAGGAACACAATTGAGATGCAGGCCATCACGGCTCTGGCTCACCTGCGAGCGGCGGTTCTTTACGTCATGGACATTTCCGAGCAGTGCGGTCACACcctgcaggagcagctggagctctTTAACAGCATCCGACCCCTGTTCGCCAACAAG CCTCTCATCGTTGTCGCCAACAAATGTGATGTTAAGAAGATCAGTGAGATTTCTGAGGAGAATCAG AAAATCTTTGCGGACCTCTCTGCTGATGGAATCCCTGTGATCGAGACCAGCACCCTGACCGAGGAGGGAGTCATGCAGGTTAAAAATGAG gcctGCGACCGGCTCCTCGCCCATCGCGTCGACACCAAGATGAAGGGAAAGAAGGTTCACGATGTTCTCAACCGGCTCCACCTGGCCATGCCTGCCAAGAGAGATGAGAAG GAGAGGCCTCCGTTCATCCCGGAGGGAGCCTTGATGCGCAAGAAAGCAATGGAGGTGGATGCACCCAAACGCAAACTG GAGAGAGATCTGGAGATGGAGCTTGGTGATGACTACATCCTGGACTTGCAGA AATACTGGGATCTGATGAACGAGGATGAGAAGCAGGACAAGATCCCTGAGGTCTGGCAGGGCCACAATATCGCAGACTACATCGATCCTGACATCATGAAG AAACTGGAGGAcctggagaaggaggaggagctgaaggagcGAGCTGGAGAGTACGACTCTGACGAGGAGAGCGAGGACGAGGAGATGCAGGAAATCCGCGTTTTGGCCAAACAGATCCGCGAGAAGAAGCAGCTCATGGTCATGGAGTCAAAAGAGAAGGATGTGCACGGGCCTCGCATGCCCAGGACCGCTACCAAG gttGAAAGAACAAAGCTCGAGAAGGAGATGGGTGACCTCGGTCTGGACATGAACCACAAGGAAGAC agCCACTATGTACAACAGGCCCGACGGTCCCGCAGTGTCACTAAGAAACGTAAACGTGAAACTTCAGTCGCTCCCATCTCCAAGACCCGCAGCCAGAGCGCCTCCCGTCCCCCTCGAGACCAATCTGGAATAAGAGACCCAAAG ATGGTAAAGAAGGcaaagaaaatgatgaagaaCTCCCAGAAAGACATGAACCGCCAAGGCAAGAAgggagaggcagacagacacgTGTTTGACCTCAAACCCAAACACTTGCTGGCTGGGAAGAGGAAGTCAGGCACCAATGATCGCAGATAA